In Thermococcus camini, a genomic segment contains:
- a CDS encoding HD domain-containing protein, protein MKVIRDTIHGDISLDGFTLRLVDTPEFQRLRRITQLGPVFLAYPSARHTRFEHSLGTFYLAKRITEHNPEIEEGAVYAALLHDLGHYPFSHTLEALYPRHEENTKWFIRHGEISDIIRERYSVGEFIKLLKHPLVSGDIDADRMDYLVRDAYYTGVAYGLVDLDRLVRNLHYDAERLIIGEKGIMAAQNLLLARSMMYPTVYQHHVSKIASAMLITAVELEGIPSDEIRTMDEVDLIARLRASERVEVRELVRAVDDRRLYKRVLYTDKDPGEKAVEELKRELEAEFDHLALVDYPPKPKFEEKNAFVETENGLKRLSEVSPLVRSLVELKDTHWRWGVYARADMVERVEKFLRAGFIP, encoded by the coding sequence ATGAAAGTAATACGGGACACGATTCATGGGGACATATCACTGGATGGTTTCACACTGAGGCTCGTTGATACCCCTGAGTTCCAGAGGCTCAGGCGAATAACCCAGCTCGGTCCGGTATTCCTAGCCTACCCCTCGGCCAGGCACACGCGCTTCGAACATTCGCTGGGAACTTTCTATCTTGCGAAAAGGATAACCGAACACAACCCCGAAATCGAGGAGGGCGCAGTTTACGCGGCTTTACTGCACGACCTCGGCCACTATCCCTTCAGCCACACGCTCGAGGCCCTCTACCCGCGGCACGAGGAGAACACGAAGTGGTTCATAAGGCACGGCGAAATCAGCGATATTATCAGGGAGCGCTATTCCGTGGGGGAGTTCATCAAACTCCTCAAGCACCCCCTCGTGAGCGGAGATATAGACGCCGACAGGATGGATTACCTCGTGAGGGACGCCTACTACACAGGCGTGGCCTACGGCCTGGTTGACCTCGACAGGCTCGTGAGGAACCTTCACTACGATGCTGAGAGGCTGATAATCGGGGAGAAGGGCATCATGGCCGCCCAGAACCTGCTTCTGGCGAGGAGCATGATGTATCCCACCGTTTACCAGCATCACGTCTCGAAGATAGCGAGTGCCATGCTCATAACGGCTGTCGAGCTCGAAGGGATTCCCTCCGATGAAATACGCACCATGGACGAGGTTGATCTGATAGCACGGCTCAGGGCGAGTGAGAGGGTGGAGGTTCGGGAGCTCGTTCGGGCGGTGGACGACAGGAGGCTTTACAAGCGCGTTCTCTACACGGATAAAGACCCGGGCGAGAAGGCAGTTGAAGAGCTGAAAAGAGAACTAGAGGCAGAGTTCGACCACCTGGCGCTGGTGGATTATCCTCCAAAGCCCAAGTTCGAGGAGAAGAACGCCTTCGTCGAGACGGAAAACGGCTTAAAACGCCTTAGCGAGGTCTCCCCCCTCGTTCGCTCCCTCGTTGAACTAAAGGATACTCACTGGCGCTGGGGTGTCTACGCGAGGGCGGACATGGTGGAGAGGGTTGAGAAATTCCTGCGGGCCGGGTTCATTCCATAA